From the genome of Streptomyces spinoverrucosus:
GGAACGTCATCATGGACCGCTGCTGGGCGCCACGGACGTAGATGTTGCCCTCGGTCGCGAGCGCCGCGGACGCCCAGGAGGCGGCCTCCAGCCGGTCCGGGAGGGCGCGGTGGGTGTAGCCGCCGAGCGTGTCCACACCGGTGATGCGGATCGTGCGGTCGGTGTCCATCGCGATGATGGCGCCCATCTTCTGCAGGACGCAGATGAGGTCCTCGATCTCCGGCTCCACGGCCGCGTTCGAGAGTTCCGTCACGCCCTCGGCGAGCACGGCGGTCAGCAGCACCTGCTCGGTCGCGCCCACGGACGGGTACGGCAGCTGGATCTTCGTACCGCGCAGCCGCTGCGGGGCCTCCAGGTACTGCCCGTCCGCGCGCTTCTCGATCCGCGCGCCGAACTGCCGCAGCACGTCGAAGTGGAAGTCGATGGGCCGGCCGCCGATGTCACAGCCGCCGAGACCCGGGATGAACGCGTGGCCGAGGCGGTGCAGCAGCGGGCCGCAGAAGAGGATCGGGATACGGCTCGACCCCGCGTGCGCGTCGATGTCGGCGACGTTCGCGCTCTCCACCCGCGTCGGGTCGAGCACCAGTTCGCCCGGTTCCTCGCCCGGACGCACCGACACGCCGTGCAGCTGGAGCAGTCCGCGGACCACACGGACGTCACGGATGTCCGGGACGTTGCGCAGCCGGCTCGGCGCACTGCCGAGCAGGGCGGCGACCATGGCCTTCGGTACGAGGTTCTTCGCACCGCGGACACGGATCTCGCCCTCCAGCGGGGTTCCGCCGTGGACAAGCAGGACATCGTCGTTGACGGTCATGTATCTCGCGTTCCGATGAGTTGGGCAAGGGCCGGAGAGACAGAGTAATCGCCGCCGACCCCCCTGAAGTAAGCCCAAGGACCGCTCAGACCTGTCATAGCTCTGTCACAACACGAACCGTTCCGTACCGGGCACATGGGGTCACTGGAGCCGCCGGAAGGGGCCGTGCGCCGGTGACGCTTCCGTCCGCCCTGAGCTGCAATCACTCCCGTCGCCGGATTGGCTCCCCACGTGACGGGAAGATGCGGGATCATGTCTGGCATGACCGAGGTGTCCTCGCTCACAGGGCGGCTGCTCGTGGCCACCCCCGCCCTGGCGGACCCGAACTTCGACCGCGCGGTCGTGCTCCTCCTCGACCACGACGAGGAGGGCTCGCTGGGTGTCGTCCTCAACCGGCCGACACCGGTGGACGTCGGCGACATCCTGGAGGGCTGGGCGGACCTGGCGGGCGAGCCCGGCGTGGTCTTCCAGGGCGGACCGGTCTCGCTGGACTCCGCCCTCGGTGTGGCGGTCATCCCCGGCGGCGCGTCCGGCGACGTCGCCCCGCTCGGCTGGCGGCGGGTGCACGGCGCGATCGGCCTGGTCGACCTGGAGGCACCGCCTGAGCTGCTGGCCTCCGTCCTCGGCTCGCTGAGGATCTTCGCCGGGTACGCCGGCTGGGGCCCCGGCCAGCTGGAGGACGAACTGGTCGAGGGCGCCTGGTACGTCGTGGAGTCAGAGCCCGGCGACGTCTACTCGCCGTTCCCGGAACGGCTCTGGCGCGAGGTGCTGCGCCGGCAGCGCAACGAGCTGGCGATGGTGGCCACGTACCCCGACGACCCCTCGCTGAACTGACGGCCGCCCT
Proteins encoded in this window:
- the murA gene encoding UDP-N-acetylglucosamine 1-carboxyvinyltransferase, translating into MTVNDDVLLVHGGTPLEGEIRVRGAKNLVPKAMVAALLGSAPSRLRNVPDIRDVRVVRGLLQLHGVSVRPGEEPGELVLDPTRVESANVADIDAHAGSSRIPILFCGPLLHRLGHAFIPGLGGCDIGGRPIDFHFDVLRQFGARIEKRADGQYLEAPQRLRGTKIQLPYPSVGATEQVLLTAVLAEGVTELSNAAVEPEIEDLICVLQKMGAIIAMDTDRTIRITGVDTLGGYTHRALPDRLEAASWASAALATEGNIYVRGAQQRSMMTFLNTYRKVGGAFEIDDEGIRFWHPGGQLKSIALETDVHPGFQTDWQQPLVVALTQATGLSIIHETVYESRLGFTSALNQMGAHIQLYRECLGGSNCRFGQRNFLHSAVVSGPTRLQGADLVIPDLRGGFSYLIAALAAQGTSRVHGIDLINRGYENFMEKLVELGAKVELPGKALG
- a CDS encoding YqgE/AlgH family protein, yielding MTEVSSLTGRLLVATPALADPNFDRAVVLLLDHDEEGSLGVVLNRPTPVDVGDILEGWADLAGEPGVVFQGGPVSLDSALGVAVIPGGASGDVAPLGWRRVHGAIGLVDLEAPPELLASVLGSLRIFAGYAGWGPGQLEDELVEGAWYVVESEPGDVYSPFPERLWREVLRRQRNELAMVATYPDDPSLN